One genomic segment of Longimicrobiaceae bacterium includes these proteins:
- a CDS encoding site-2 protease family protein: MVDWVNVFATYRVVVLRREEIVQGVLHPELSADAPPVRSLLEEWSGARFVRETPLGTEVTLLRRTAPPTRERWVLHTLLFLLTLFTTTLSGALFAGGDAVLWRAVPLGELPFPVPAGIVTAQLVPGLWFSVPLLAVLFAHEMGHYLTARRWRLDVSPPFFIPAPLPLNLIGTFGAFIRLRSPMINRALLLDVGAAGPLASFVLSLPLAAVGLGLSRVESTVYDTRTHFLVPVGPDDWIPVGGSLAFEALAALFAPGGNVVVLHPIALAAWLGLFVTALNLFPLSQLDGGHILYALAGRWQRYAALAFLAALLVLGRWWMGWWIWAGLILVLGRGSVAHPPVFDPEYPLSPARRAAGWACVAILVLTFAPVPFPL, encoded by the coding sequence GTGGTTGACTGGGTGAACGTGTTCGCCACCTACCGGGTGGTGGTCCTCCGCCGCGAAGAGATCGTTCAGGGGGTCCTGCATCCGGAGCTTTCGGCGGACGCGCCGCCGGTCCGATCGCTCCTGGAAGAGTGGAGCGGGGCCCGCTTCGTCCGGGAGACCCCGCTGGGGACCGAGGTCACCCTGCTCCGCCGGACCGCCCCGCCCACGCGCGAGCGGTGGGTGCTCCATACCCTCCTCTTCCTGCTCACCCTCTTCACCACCACCCTTTCGGGGGCGCTGTTCGCCGGGGGCGACGCCGTGCTCTGGAGAGCGGTTCCCCTGGGAGAGCTGCCGTTCCCGGTCCCAGCCGGGATCGTCACTGCACAACTCGTTCCCGGACTCTGGTTTTCCGTCCCGCTCCTCGCCGTGCTCTTCGCGCACGAGATGGGGCACTACCTCACGGCGCGCCGGTGGAGGCTCGACGTCTCGCCCCCCTTCTTCATCCCGGCGCCCCTCCCGCTGAACCTGATCGGGACCTTCGGGGCCTTCATCCGGCTCCGCTCCCCGATGATCAACCGTGCACTCCTGCTGGACGTGGGGGCGGCCGGGCCCCTCGCCAGCTTCGTGCTCTCCCTCCCGCTCGCGGCGGTCGGGCTCGGTCTGAGCAGGGTGGAATCGACGGTGTACGACACCCGCACCCACTTCCTAGTTCCGGTGGGCCCGGACGACTGGATCCCCGTGGGCGGCTCGCTGGCCTTCGAGGCGCTGGCCGCCCTGTTCGCCCCCGGCGGAAACGTGGTGGTGCTCCACCCCATCGCCCTGGCGGCGTGGCTGGGGCTCTTCGTCACCGCGCTGAACCTGTTCCCGCTGTCGCAGCTGGACGGCGGCCACATCCTCTACGCCCTGGCCGGGAGATGGCAGCGGTACGCCGCGCTCGCCTTCCTGGCGGCGCTCCTGGTCCTGGGGCGGTGGTGGATGGGCTGGTGGATCTGGGCCGGGCTGATCCTGGTGCTGGGGCGCGGGTCGGTGGCGCACCCCCCGGTCTTCGACCCGGAGTACCCGCTCTCCCCGGCGCGCCGGGCGGCCGGCTGGGCGTGCGTCGCCATTCTCGTGCTGACCTTCGCCCCGGTCCCGTTCCCGCTCTGA